From the genome of Lytechinus pictus isolate F3 Inbred chromosome 4, Lp3.0, whole genome shotgun sequence:
atttcataaaacttcaaGCACAACACTGGCATACATAAACTATATCCCTACtatttattacagaaaaaatgaCCTAGAAAGTGAACAATACATTTTGTATAATCAAACAGTATGAATTTAGCTCATATTTACATACATTTCTGTGATCTAAAAAGCACTTTTATCTGCAACTCATCCGTTACAGTCATTATAATCTCCTGTTAGCCAATAGCATATCTGAGCAAACTTAAGAGGCGTGATACGTATTGCAACGTTATTGAGAACCTGTTCACCGTCCAGGTCATAAGCTTGCTCTCCGGAATAGACTCCAACCACTTTCCGTGTCCATTGCGTCAGCAAACCGTCCCAACGACGCACATAAATCCCTGCCCCAACCGCGTCACTGTCGCCGTCGCACTGCTGATATAATATCTCCGACGTTTCTCCTTGTAAATCACAGAAGCGGTAGTACAGCGCGGCGTCGTTTGGCGAGTCAAGCGCGTTCATGTGCAGCTGCGAATCCTCGGGGACGTTCACAGAGCTCGCGACGCTAACGTTGAGGTATGGCCGATCTGGACTCCTTTTCAGGGCCAAGACCGCATAGTCCTTATCCAGAGGTAAATTCCGGGTTTGCTTTAGTCTTGTCCAATCGTAGGGAAGGTAGGCTTTGGCGACACGAATCCAAATCAAAGCTTTTTCCCACTCGTCAGTAGATATCTCCTCTGGTTTAAGGCTTCGTTGACGGCGGAAACCAATGTTTAACTCTCTGATCGGCACGATATATCGTCTTCCGTCGTGGATGCAACGCGCTGCGGTCAGGACGTACCGCTCCCCGATGAGAACCCCCGAGCAACCGGTGGACAGTTTAACCGCTGCGGAATAAGGTTCCTTTGAAATGAACTTCTTATCGTCAATTGGGAACCGCGTATTTACTCCTACAATCGAACGTCGCCTCCTGCGATGAGAGTTCGCCTTCTCGTCAGACAAATTGGCCGAAATTGTCCTCTCTTCTGCCATCCAATGATTAAGATAGCTCACAAAATTATCATCAGGTGACAACTCGGTCTTCTGTTTGATACCGTCATCAGTGACTGTCTCAAATGCTAACAATTCTCTGATCTCACGTTTCGTGTAGTTAAAGTCACGATACGCAGATGCACATTGACCCTCACATTCGAGCTTTGGGTTACCACCGGATCCTTTATCTTCCACGGTACTATCCGTTTCATGTCGTATATCCGACACGGTGAGCTTACTGTGTCCTGGCGGGAAATGAATGGGGTGCCAGACTTCATGATAATAAGTCAGATTCTTGCCTGTTCCTTTCCATTTGAAATGACTCCCATTATTTCCCTTCTCCTTTTCGACCCCGACAACGCTAAATGGCAACAAGATTAATAACAGTGAAGCCGAAATCATGGTGACGAgtatttattttctaaatatttttttcagcaaCGACCAGTGTTTTACCGATGTAGCAATATGGTCAAGTCGTAAAACTCAAACTTGACACGAGATTCCTAAATCATCCATGCTGGAGTTCTCGCCCTCTTcctaaataaatgaaacttgtgTCGATAAGGGCTGGTTCTAAATGTTAAGGCGACTAGAAAGGAAAACGTCCAATCTTTTCGAGCGAGTTTGAAAGTATTCTTGGATCATGTGAAAAGTCCTTCATCCATTCCTTAGTGCGTGCATATGATCCAAGCTGCCACAATATTAGTCAGTGAAGACAATGTCTGCTACCCTGGGAAGTATCAACGCAATCGTTAACCATTCACCAGCCAtataacattggaaatattaaTTATGCCGCGTCCGTTGCAAAGCAGTGACTACCCTTCAGTTCGGAAGCTTGTATACGATAATAAAGAATTGAACTCGACCACGCCTCTTCCAGGCGGGAAGGCAAGACGCGGCTTCTGATTGGATAGAAACTTGGACTGTTTGATGACGTATTCTCGTGATGATGAGTTAGAAGGGATGAAGTCACAaacagaagcggatctagagggggggttgggggggttgcaaccccccccaaaaaaaaaaatccggggaccatttttttaaatcttatcttttttttttaacttgtaattttattttattctatttctatgtatttatttcatttattattattattattatttctttttgggggaggggggggggttgggcgaacaaatgtcacagagtcccttgccccccccccccatcagctttttcacacacagattttcaaaaattttccctactgtgggaggggggacacccccctcccacaccctcccccctcgctcgctccgctcgcttggactcggtcgctacgctccctcgcataccaccccaacccccccctttataaaaagctggatccgcccctgacaaAGCGCTGCGGGTTACCGTAGGGGTTTGGGTTTCACGCTGATCTCGATCCAACTTGTGACAGAACATGATATACACACAATCTCCCTCGTGAACATTGGAATGTTGAATGATATTAAAGGACCTATACAACGAATTTTGGAGCAAGAAAAGCAATGAATTAACCAACTTGGAACATCAAACAGCTTCTGTCCAAGCTTCTTGGTTGAACGATCTTTTTAATTTCATCAGGGTATGATGACGTTGGTTTAAATGCAAATACAGATTGAGAATAATAACTTTGTTTCGATTAAAACAAAACTTTCAGGATTTCTTTTTAGAGGATAAACCTTTCCTGAcaataattattgttaattCATTATCTAATGCTTACGTTAAACAACAATCTTTGCCCTAGATTACCCTTTTGTCCTTTATTAAGGAAGGTATATAATTATCTCACCCACCTACTTCATTAGTtcattttaatatcaatataCTCCAAGCGATTACGAAGCCgttaataaaaatagaaatcgcCAACCCACAAAAGCACGAAATATATGGGTATCGCAaacttcttcttctggaaacggTATACAGGCCACCGTTTGTTGTATTGTCGTACTAGTGTATCAGGGGCGTACCTAAACTTGTCACGGGGACGAAAACTTTCTGACAAAAAAACCCAATAAGATtaatacaaatagaaatgaTTAACACCACTCCAGAAGCGCTTTCTTGTCAAAACTCCAGACAACTATATAAAAataggttacacttcgtaattccgaaggttcgtaattccgaaggttctttattccgaaggttcgtaattccgaaacacgtaaattgcctatacctcgatgttcgttaatccgaaaacgtaaaagggttcgttaatccgaacatttgtggcgttattccgaaggttcgttattccgaaggttcgataatccgaaaacaaaataaggttcgatgttccgaaggttcgttaatccgaaaacgaaataaggttcgttgttccgaaggttcgttaatccgaaaacgaattaaggttcgttgttccgaaggttcgttagtccgaaaacgaaataaggttagttattcatttagttttcggactaacgaaccttcggaattacgaacctcatttctttttcggattaacgaaccttcggaattacgaacctcacttcgttttcggactaacgaaccttcggaattacgaacctcattttgttttcggactaacgaaccttcggaattacgaaccttcggaaatacgaaccttcggaataacgaaccttcggaatatccgaaccttcggaataacgaagcttcggaattacgaatgtatgcggaaaAATATGCAGTACGACAAATCAATCGAATTCTGTCATGGGGTTAGGGCACTCTGTCCCGAACCCCCTTAACCCCGCCCCACTAGTTCCTTTGCCCTCCCTCGAGCAGTACAATCAAGGAAAATAGAGAGATGGCTAGCGGCAGTTATTTCAGGATACATTTCTATGATACCTGATGCGGGGGAGTCATTTTTCTTGCGTCGTCCATTCAAGAAATCTTGATGGAAATGGCTCTCTTCCAGGCTGATGCTTTATTATTACCAGAGAATTTACCATGTGCTATTTTGTGACGAACCCTATTAAACTTGGCTAACTTGACGTCTGCCTGTAGGTGGTCCGCTTGAGCGAGCCAAAAGGTAAGATCACGATGGAGTTAACATGATGACAGGGAGACAGGGTAGCAGGGTGGGGGCTGTATAGAAAGGTTTATTTAAGTCAATTAGGAGTAGTaccagtggtgtaatgagcgCCAAATTTTTAAAGGGCAAACAAAGGCGCAGTTCTGAAAAGTCACGAGCGATTGAAAAGTTGGGTCTCTTataatgaaaatctaattttgtaagGCCTACACTATGAAGCGAATTCTCTGTCGAAAAAGACGAGAATAAAGAGtggatgaaagaaataaaagaaataaattgcatgaaaaactataaaataaaaacatcacaTAAAATATAGAGAAATAAATGATGACATGGAATGTTGGTGAGATTTATGTTTGGGAGCAGCTGTTTTAGGGGTCACCGTTAAAGGAAACCTCTGTATCGGTAAATTGTTTTTAAGGAAGCTAGGCAATATAAGGCCTTATCTACGTTAAGAGTtcttgatttcacaaagataagtttacattgaTGTACCAGATGTAGATTAATGTTGGTATTTTGACCAATGACTTTGATTTACAAGACTTTGTCAGGAAATAACTGTTTGGTCCAACTACTCTTCTACATTTAACAACACCATAGTGTTACATTTGCATATAAGAATACACATTAGAAACTAAACATAAACAAAAGATGTTTGAAGCACGTAGTAGATtaataaattatttgaaatatatatgcaGTCCAATACGACAAAAGTATTTAAAAAGCCATGCACCTAGGGAAGACAAATGTACTTTAGATCCTATGCATcattgtttattgatttttgaAAACCCAATTTAAAATTCACtttttgtatacatttgaaGGACGTCTTTGTTGTTTAGAGACTCTTCCAAAGAGCCGGGAGAAGAAAGGTAGACCAAGCATAGCTTCCCGGAAAGAGCAAGCAGTTCCGCTACAGACGGATGCTGCATTCGCTCGACTTCACACAATGCTATGGAAGAAAATAACGCTATATTTATATGTGAATGGAATTCGAAAgataatttcatttatcttcaTAGTTTGCACTCTTAGGCCCAGGCTAACCCACCTTCGTGACCTGCACGTAAGCCTTGTTTATGGAGGAAACAGAGCTAATGTTCCCTCATCGTGAAGTGACAAGTGAGATGCGTTGGGCCAGTGGGAGTCTTTTCTGTATCCAATGGATTTATAGGGTGCTTGGGATGTTTGCCCCAGTAATTCCGGGAGGGGGTGCAAAGAAAAAAGGCGAGGCGACTGAAACAAAAGGTAATACACCGAAAAGGGTcctaattaaataaaaaagaaaacgatTTCGATTTGAAAATAACTAGTATCCTCGACTTCCTCGACTTCCTCGACTTATTAGTCTAGTGAATCAGTAAAGTGGAGGGAAGTtgagagaaaaaatcaaatcagaaaCTCGTAAAAACGAgtaagccccctccccccacaaaaaaatccTGTCAGGCCACCTTATGGCTGATCTCCGGGATAGGCTTACGATAAGATTATAATATTATACCTCATTATACGTTTGGAACAACACCTGCATCACCCACGACCGTCCATTCGTCCATTAAACATTGACAGTCAGCTATGCAACTGCTGATAGTAACAACACTTTTGACAAGACCAACCGCCCAACGCTAGTCACAAtcaagaattcaaattctactctggaggtgaattccagttaagtttcactcaaatgaCGGTACGAAttgtggaagcgtcgtggtgtgaTGTgaaagcgccgtggtgtagcgatTCTGACTGAAACCTTGTAATCAGTGGGTCGTGCGTTCGTATCCCACTATGgcctggcgtcctttggcaaggcgtcaatccacaatttgccactctccacccaggtgttaaatgggtacccggtaggatgcaaaagcctttgtagtatgcctagcaattgagtccttgaactcttgttggaatgctcccccgGAAGTGAATAAGGTGCATACATgttatgcgggcatgcaaggatgcgatgaccggggtaaatatatgtaaagcgcttagagacgtcgttccgatgtgtcaAGCGCTacataaatgcggaatattattataattttacgtgtgaaaggcttgacctccaaaacattgGGGGCGGAGCTCAAGtgtcctttcaagcacttccgtagataatacaatagctccatgataatacaattgtcatgcactcatcatatcgatgcagtgctttgattgacaagtcaccaaggaaacataccgccttcgctcgggaattcgaattcaaatcacagtttccGAGTGAGAGTGTGAAAGGTcggatgattctaaagacgaattgcaatcatcaatacaatgacgattcaagattcacgtgtgaaaaggcccaaaGTTACCTGGTAATAAGTAGGTTAATGAAGTTGTCGATGTTTGACGTCATCTAGTATTGTTGGCGGGAGGCCTTGAATGGATTTGACAGGTCGAAAGGCAGTTGTTCTACCGTGGGCAACTACGACTTGATTGCCCGCGTGGTTGTTCTCTGTTTTTAATCGCCTTGATATGTCATatgaagaagaggaattatTATGTACTCAGATATGGGTTGCCCCCACCCAACATATATGCCAAAACATGCCATCATCACCACATGACCACTGGATATGGATACAATTGTGCAGATAATGTGCAAATAATCACCCTAACTGTGAAATATGTAATATCATTATCAGGGAGCGAGTTAGTTCATTCGGTGAAGCGTCTGCCTGTCGAACTCAAGGTCGTGGgcttcgagtccaccccgggcgggtGACTGAAGCCTGCGTAGTGTGCAAACGTGTCCCTCCCTGGTTCTGTAGATGCAGGCGGAACAGCGGAAAAcgctccgtccctcggataggaggTTAAATGGAGGTCccatgtagaggagagtcaccacctttgcacgttaagaaccacTGCAACATGCGTTAAATAGTATGGGGGAAATCCCGATATAGTGGTCTactgcacccccccccttccccttccccctcccaatcagttatattaggaggagagacctgcgggtcatggtgattcagttcgcttttcgcctatCAGGCACACGTGACGCCAATTAAACAAAAACTAATGATAAATTTGTGTGCGTATGTGAGCGAggttgtgtgggtgtgtgtgttgcagggggggggggctatatgGGGATGAGATGAAGTTATGTATGTTGACGTGGGTCCTAGATTAGGAATGTACAATGTCCTTTCTCAAAAGTAGC
Proteins encoded in this window:
- the LOC129258241 gene encoding serine protease 23-like, which codes for MISASLLLILLPFSVVGVEKEKGNNGSHFKWKGTGKNLTYYHEVWHPIHFPPGHSKLTVSDIRHETDSTVEDKGSGGNPKLECEGQCASAYRDFNYTKREIRELLAFETVTDDGIKQKTELSPDDNFVSYLNHWMAEERTISANLSDEKANSHRRRRRSIVGVNTRFPIDDKKFISKEPYSAAVKLSTGCSGVLIGERYVLTAARCIHDGRRYIVPIRELNIGFRRQRSLKPEEISTDEWEKALIWIRVAKAYLPYDWTRLKQTRNLPLDKDYAVLALKRSPDRPYLNVSVASSVNVPEDSQLHMNALDSPNDAALYYRFCDLQGETSEILYQQCDGDSDAVGAGIYVRRWDGLLTQWTRKVVGVYSGEQAYDLDGEQVLNNVAIRITPLKFAQICYWLTGDYNDCNG